ACGTGGGGACAACTTTGCTCCGCGGGAGTGGTTGTGGACGGGGGAGGAGGATAGCAGGTGCGCCGGTGCGCGTCAAGGTATACGGCGGATGGGGGCTTTTTTATTCTCCCTCCCCCCTCTGGGGGGCGGCGCGCCGACGGGTCGGGGTGAGGGTTGCCGCTATCCCCTCTCCCTTTTAGGGAGAGGGCTAGGGTGAGGGTCGGGGTTGGTAGGTGAAAAGGCGGGCGGGTGTGGACACCCGCCCCTACGGCCGCACATCGCTAATCAAATCCGTAGGGGCGAGAAGTCCACGGTCGCCCGCGGGCCGACCTGAACGGCGCGCCGACGGTCGGCCCCTACGTCATCGCAAATACGGGGCGCGGCCCGGGCGTGAACGCGGCGGGGTTATGAAACACCGCCCTACATTGGGTTGTATGACGGTCAACGACGCAACGGGCGGGTGTGGACACCCGCCCCTACGGGGGGACCTGCGGGGCATCGGGCGGAGCGTCACGACCCGGCCCCCGCCACTATCCGGGAAAAATTGGCGGCGATGAGCTCCCCCGTTTTCCCCGATCGCTCGGGGTGGAACTGCGTCCCCCACAGCGGCCGCGTCCGGTGTCGGATGACCTCCACCGCGCACCAGTCCGAGGTGGCCAGCACGTCGAAGTGCCGCGTCAGCCCTTCGTCCGCCGACACGTGCTCGAAGTGCGACTTGAAAGCGGTGAAAGTTTTCGTAAACCCGGCCAGGAGCGTGTCGGTGCGCGTGACGCGGATTTCGGCGTCGGCTTCGAAGAACGCCTTCTTGACCACCCGGGCGCCCCAGGCGTGGGCCAGCGTCTGGTGCCCGTAGCAGATGCCCAGGAGCGGCTTCTGCGTCTCCCGGTAGAGGGCGTAGAGGATTTCGGGGGCCGGGTCGCGGGTGATGAGCTTCGTCGAGCCGGTCACCACCGCCGCGTCCTCGGCGAAGCGGGGCGAGGCCAGCGCGTCCACGTGGACCGTAGCGACGCGGAAGAAGGGCTCCAGCATCGCCAGGTAGACCGGGATGCAGGGGTCGTCGGCGTCGAGGCAGGCGTTTACGAGGAGTAGCGAGGGTTTTTCGGCGGGCATGGCGCCAAGTATACGGGCCCGGCCGGCGCAGTCAACGGTTTTTTCGCGCCGGGGGCGCGGTGGTGGTAAATCGGGCGGGCGGGTCAGGAGATCCGCCCCTACATCATCGCAATCGCGCCGACGGGCTAGGGTGAGGGTCGGGGCCGGGAACGTAGAGGCGGCGGGGTTAGGTATCTGCGCCCGAAGGGAAAACCCCGCCCTACGTCATCGCAATTCGCGGCGGCCCGCGGAGGGGCCGCCCTACGTCATCGCATGGGTGAAAGCGGGGGAAGGAATTCCCCGCACTACGAATAGAATCGTGCGATTTT
This portion of the bacterium genome encodes:
- a CDS encoding gamma-glutamyl-gamma-aminobutyrate hydrolase family protein (Members of this family of hydrolases with an active site Cys residue belong to MEROPS family C26.), with translation MPAEKPSLLLVNACLDADDPCIPVYLAMLEPFFRVATVHVDALASPRFAEDAAVVTGSTKLITRDPAPEILYALYRETQKPLLGICYGHQTLAHAWGARVVKKAFFEADAEIRVTRTDTLLAGFTKTFTAFKSHFEHVSADEGLTRHFDVLATSDWCAVEVIRHRTRPLWGTQFHPERSGKTGELIAANFSRIVAGAGS